The following coding sequences lie in one Kribbella sp. NBC_00709 genomic window:
- a CDS encoding helix-turn-helix domain-containing protein, translating to MIDDLSRSLAATVQQARTAQDLSVNALAERSGVSRAMIGKIERGEAQPTAVLLGKLSGALGMTLSELVARAENTGELLRRAADQPVWTDPITGYHRRAVSPVTESPLELVEVELPAGASVSYPADAYIFKYQQLWILDGHLRFHEGQQVHNLYSGDCLQLGPPSATTFHNPGTTACRYLVALVKGRA from the coding sequence GTGATTGACGATCTGTCTCGCTCTCTGGCCGCGACCGTGCAGCAGGCACGCACAGCGCAGGACCTGTCCGTGAACGCGTTGGCGGAGCGGTCGGGGGTGTCGCGGGCGATGATCGGCAAGATCGAGCGGGGCGAGGCGCAGCCCACCGCCGTACTGCTGGGGAAGCTGTCGGGAGCGCTCGGCATGACGTTGTCCGAGCTGGTCGCCCGCGCGGAGAACACCGGCGAGCTGCTGCGGCGCGCGGCCGACCAGCCCGTCTGGACGGACCCGATCACCGGGTACCACCGGCGCGCGGTGTCCCCGGTGACCGAGTCACCCTTGGAGTTGGTCGAGGTGGAGCTGCCGGCCGGCGCGTCGGTCTCCTACCCGGCCGATGCGTACATCTTCAAATACCAGCAGCTGTGGATCCTCGACGGGCACCTCCGTTTCCACGAAGGGCAGCAGGTCCACAACCTGTACTCCGGCGACTGCCTGCAGCTCGGGCCGCCATCAGCGACGACCTTCCACAATCCGGGTACGACGGCGTGCCGCTACCTCGTCGCACTCGTCAAAGGCCGTGCCTGA
- a CDS encoding GNAT family N-acetyltransferase → MSDERPSADRQVTVRRAVEEDDAALLAIEKVSWDASSGFPSYQDTLKDTFFARSGPEAHLVAEYDGEVVGYLRLQDKYPFPEGAGVLTINGLATAPTARRLGVGSALLDAATAEGVLRGARKISLHVHSTNGAARRLYERHGYVVEGTHPNEFLIEGDLIAALDMAKML, encoded by the coding sequence GTGAGCGACGAACGACCTTCAGCCGACCGCCAGGTGACCGTACGACGTGCTGTCGAGGAGGACGATGCCGCGCTGCTCGCGATCGAGAAGGTCTCGTGGGACGCGTCGTCGGGGTTCCCGTCGTACCAGGACACCTTGAAGGACACGTTCTTCGCCCGCAGCGGTCCGGAGGCGCATCTGGTGGCCGAGTACGACGGCGAGGTCGTCGGCTACCTCCGCTTGCAGGACAAGTACCCGTTCCCGGAAGGCGCCGGCGTACTGACGATCAACGGCCTCGCGACCGCACCCACAGCGCGCCGCCTGGGCGTGGGATCCGCACTCCTGGACGCCGCCACGGCCGAAGGCGTACTCCGCGGCGCCCGCAAGATCAGCCTGCACGTCCACAGCACCAACGGCGCCGCCCGCCGCCTGTACGAACGCCACGGCTACGTCGTCGAAGGCACCCACCCCAACGAATTCCTCATCGAGGGCGACCTGATAGCCGCCCTCGACATGGCAAAGATGCTCTAA
- a CDS encoding FAD-dependent monooxygenase, which translates to MDAEVIIAGAGPNGLMLAIELRLAGVQPIVLEKLPERSTVPRANGLVGQVVRMLDRRGLFERLSGTTGAPQPAPGFVFGAMPLQLDVLEENPVYLLQVPQVRIEEVLQERALELGAEIRRGHELLGFTQDADGVTVSLSGPDGEYQLRAGYLVGADGGRSVTRKLAGIDFPGVTNDTMVSRTGSAAVPPEYVQDGLLKIPGYGVVPPFLHQRTARGLFVWAPFPGRLPAISTGEWDVPPDVEMTFEELQESADRVLGVHLPLAEPTGDGVRQMRRVVGGNSRLASRFRSGRVLLVGDAAHVHSAIGGPGLNLGLQDAVNLGWKLAAEVQGRAPAGLLDTYESERRPVGQRVVMQTQAQSALIAPGNEVTALRELFGEFLSDAQNVQRIADLISGADIKYSTGQHPLVGRWAPDLMVGSQRLAELTRTAQPLLIDLTPGAAFAGTAVPDRVEVITAQAEAPIALLIRPDGYVAWAAEQDGVAEQDGLRDALAQWFQARPLTSATR; encoded by the coding sequence ATGGATGCCGAAGTCATCATTGCCGGGGCCGGACCGAACGGCCTCATGCTCGCGATCGAACTGCGCTTGGCCGGAGTCCAGCCGATCGTGCTGGAGAAACTGCCGGAGCGCAGTACGGTGCCGCGGGCCAACGGCCTCGTCGGTCAGGTCGTGCGAATGCTCGACCGGCGTGGGCTCTTCGAGCGGTTGAGCGGTACGACGGGTGCGCCGCAGCCGGCCCCTGGTTTCGTGTTCGGGGCGATGCCGTTACAGCTCGACGTACTCGAGGAGAACCCGGTCTACCTGCTCCAGGTGCCGCAGGTGCGGATCGAGGAGGTCCTGCAGGAGCGGGCGCTGGAGCTCGGAGCGGAGATCCGGCGCGGCCACGAGCTGCTCGGATTCACCCAGGACGCGGACGGGGTCACGGTGTCGCTGTCCGGGCCGGATGGGGAGTATCAGTTGCGGGCCGGCTACCTGGTCGGCGCCGACGGCGGTCGGAGCGTGACCCGCAAGCTCGCCGGCATCGACTTCCCCGGCGTCACCAACGACACGATGGTGTCGCGGACGGGTAGCGCTGCGGTGCCACCGGAGTACGTCCAGGACGGTCTGCTGAAGATCCCCGGGTACGGCGTCGTGCCGCCGTTCCTCCATCAGCGGACGGCGCGAGGCCTGTTCGTCTGGGCGCCGTTCCCGGGCCGGTTGCCAGCGATCAGCACGGGGGAGTGGGACGTGCCGCCGGATGTGGAGATGACCTTCGAGGAGCTGCAGGAGAGTGCCGATCGGGTGCTCGGCGTCCACCTTCCGTTGGCCGAGCCAACGGGTGACGGCGTGCGGCAGATGCGTCGGGTTGTCGGTGGCAACAGTCGGCTGGCTTCGCGTTTCCGGTCCGGACGGGTGTTGCTGGTCGGCGACGCCGCGCACGTGCACTCGGCAATCGGCGGTCCGGGACTGAATCTCGGTCTGCAGGACGCGGTCAACCTCGGCTGGAAGCTCGCGGCCGAGGTGCAGGGCCGGGCGCCGGCTGGACTGCTCGACACCTATGAGTCCGAGCGGCGGCCGGTGGGGCAGCGGGTGGTGATGCAGACGCAGGCACAGTCCGCGTTGATTGCGCCGGGCAATGAGGTGACCGCGTTGCGGGAGCTGTTCGGCGAGTTCCTGTCCGACGCGCAGAACGTGCAGCGGATCGCGGACCTGATCTCGGGTGCCGACATCAAGTACTCCACCGGTCAGCATCCGCTCGTCGGCCGTTGGGCGCCTGATCTGATGGTCGGCTCACAGCGGTTGGCCGAGCTGACGCGGACGGCTCAGCCGCTACTCATCGACCTGACTCCGGGCGCAGCATTCGCCGGCACCGCCGTACCGGATCGCGTCGAGGTGATCACTGCGCAGGCCGAGGCGCCGATCGCCTTGCTGATCAGGCCCGACGGGTACGTCGCCTGGGCTGCCGAGCAGGATGGGGTTGCCGAGCAGGACGGGCTGCGGGACGCGCTGGCACAGTGGTTTCAGGCACGGCCTTTGACGAGTGCGACGAGGTAG
- a CDS encoding acyl-CoA-like ligand-binding transcription factor, with product MAEGLRERKKQETRIALSWAAVRLAVERGYGAVRIEDIAAEAGVSLRTFRNYFDSKADAIAAREVERSLKIAEELRARPADEPLWVAIRAAIEAHFALGEEGHGARRPPDEQWLNGIRLMMTEPALQGAIARAYAQVGEELAAAIADRTGTSGMYPRLVAEVVGAARAVVMQEWQRADPPRSIADLLSDALDQVEAGLPVPE from the coding sequence ATGGCCGAAGGGTTGCGGGAGCGGAAGAAGCAGGAGACGCGGATCGCGTTGAGCTGGGCGGCGGTCCGGCTCGCCGTCGAGCGCGGGTACGGCGCGGTGCGGATCGAGGACATCGCTGCGGAGGCCGGGGTCTCGCTGCGGACGTTCCGCAACTACTTCGACAGCAAGGCGGACGCAATCGCGGCGCGCGAGGTGGAGCGCAGCCTGAAGATCGCCGAGGAGTTGCGGGCGCGGCCCGCCGACGAGCCGCTGTGGGTGGCGATCCGGGCCGCGATCGAGGCCCATTTCGCGCTCGGCGAGGAGGGTCACGGCGCGCGGCGGCCACCGGACGAGCAGTGGCTCAACGGCATCCGGTTGATGATGACCGAGCCCGCCCTGCAGGGCGCGATCGCGCGGGCATACGCCCAGGTCGGCGAAGAACTGGCGGCCGCGATCGCCGACCGGACCGGGACCTCGGGGATGTATCCGCGGCTGGTGGCCGAGGTCGTCGGCGCCGCTCGCGCGGTCGTGATGCAGGAATGGCAACGGGCCGATCCGCCGCGGTCGATCGCCGACCTGCTGTCCGATGCGCTCGACCAGGTCGAAGCCGGCCTGCCAGTGCCTGAATAA
- a CDS encoding carbohydrate ABC transporter permease yields MSTPRSLTHPGRTGLLLVTPAVLFVGVFVLVPLGFALVISLTNWPLIGSVKFSGLKNYTAIVSDAAFAKSVLYTLLYTVIVTGPILVLGYALAVLVRRKRRGSTLLRTVFFLPFVVGLSTLSFVTVLEAQPESGVINIVLKKLGITDGTTAWLVDGPLATGLICVLVVWAVSGLTMMLLMAGMQAIPREYYESAELDGAGWWKTEREITIPILRRTIAMAVIISVIGSLLAFSQFYILTRGGPGTDTTTVVHYIYNRAFVQLQLGAATALSIVLVIVVGLVTAAQFRLLREKD; encoded by the coding sequence ATGAGCACGCCGAGGTCTTTGACGCATCCGGGGCGAACCGGACTATTGCTGGTCACCCCCGCGGTTCTCTTCGTCGGCGTCTTCGTGCTCGTGCCGTTGGGGTTCGCGTTGGTGATCTCGCTGACGAACTGGCCGCTGATCGGCTCGGTGAAGTTCAGCGGGCTGAAGAACTACACCGCGATCGTGTCCGACGCGGCGTTCGCCAAGTCCGTCCTCTACACGCTCCTGTACACGGTCATCGTGACCGGGCCGATCCTGGTGCTCGGCTACGCGCTCGCGGTCCTGGTACGCCGTAAGCGCCGGGGCTCCACGTTGTTGCGAACGGTCTTCTTCCTGCCCTTCGTCGTCGGACTGTCCACGCTCAGCTTCGTCACGGTCCTGGAAGCGCAGCCGGAGAGCGGCGTGATCAACATCGTGCTGAAGAAGCTCGGCATCACCGACGGTACGACGGCCTGGCTGGTGGACGGGCCGCTCGCCACCGGACTGATCTGCGTGCTGGTCGTCTGGGCGGTCAGCGGGCTGACGATGATGCTGCTGATGGCCGGCATGCAGGCGATCCCCCGCGAGTACTACGAGTCCGCCGAACTGGACGGCGCCGGCTGGTGGAAGACGGAGCGGGAGATCACGATCCCGATCCTGCGGCGCACGATCGCGATGGCCGTGATCATCTCGGTGATCGGCTCGCTGCTCGCGTTCTCGCAGTTCTACATCCTGACCCGCGGCGGTCCGGGCACCGACACCACGACGGTGGTCCACTACATCTACAACCGGGCCTTCGTCCAGCTGCAGCTCGGCGCCGCGACCGCGCTGTCGATCGTGCTCGTGATCGTGGTCGGCCTCGTCACCGCGGCCCAGTTCCGGCTGCTCCGGGAGAAGGACTGA
- a CDS encoding M15 family metallopeptidase, with the protein MLTDHRIANRTTILAIVAAVTSLTLTSCAAASAQDDPSPSTAGPSGPPRAADGVLPDHTSAYDTSLPGIAKLDPALRKAVQQAETAMKDDGIKLQVTTGWRSKKYQEELLDKAIRKYGSKKKALEYVAEPDESHHVTGHAVDIGPTDADDWLNRHGNLYGLCQTLSNEIWHFELTTKPGNDCPPMTNPTKN; encoded by the coding sequence ATGCTGACCGATCACCGCATTGCCAACCGGACCACCATCCTGGCGATCGTTGCCGCAGTCACCAGTCTCACGTTGACGTCATGCGCGGCGGCCTCGGCCCAGGACGACCCGTCACCGTCCACCGCCGGCCCGAGCGGACCACCCCGCGCCGCCGACGGCGTACTCCCGGACCACACGTCCGCGTACGACACCAGCCTCCCCGGGATCGCCAAACTCGACCCCGCCCTCCGCAAGGCGGTCCAGCAGGCCGAGACCGCGATGAAGGACGACGGCATCAAGCTGCAGGTCACCACCGGCTGGCGCAGCAAGAAGTACCAGGAAGAACTGCTGGACAAGGCCATCCGCAAGTACGGCAGCAAGAAGAAGGCCCTCGAGTACGTCGCCGAACCCGACGAATCCCACCACGTCACCGGCCACGCCGTAGACATCGGCCCCACCGACGCCGACGACTGGCTCAACCGCCACGGCAACCTTTACGGCCTGTGCCAAACCCTCTCCAACGAAATCTGGCACTTCGAACTAACTACAAAACCAGGCAACGACTGCCCCCCAATGACCAACCCCACCAAGAACTGA
- a CDS encoding response regulator transcription factor, translating into MRVLVVEDEVYLAEAIQAGLRLEAIAADLAFDGNTALESVTVNAYDVVVLDRDLPGLSGDEVCRRIVAQGIGCRVLMLTAAGDLDDKVAGFELGADDYLTKPFELRELVVRLRALVRRPAAATPTVIEYAGVRLDPYRREVYRSGRYVKLARKQFAVLEVLMAARGGVISAETLLEKAWDENADPFSNSVRLTISALRKRLGDPWVIHTVPGVGYRIGEP; encoded by the coding sequence ATGCGAGTGCTGGTCGTCGAGGACGAGGTGTATCTCGCCGAGGCGATCCAGGCGGGGCTGCGGCTGGAGGCGATCGCGGCCGACCTGGCGTTCGACGGCAACACCGCGCTGGAATCCGTGACGGTCAACGCGTACGACGTGGTCGTCCTGGACCGGGATCTGCCCGGCCTGAGTGGTGACGAGGTCTGCCGGCGGATCGTTGCGCAAGGCATCGGATGCCGGGTGCTGATGCTCACCGCTGCAGGGGATCTCGACGACAAGGTGGCCGGGTTCGAGCTCGGCGCCGACGACTACCTGACCAAACCGTTCGAGCTGCGCGAGCTCGTCGTACGCCTCCGGGCCCTGGTACGACGGCCTGCTGCCGCCACGCCGACCGTGATCGAGTACGCCGGTGTCCGCCTCGACCCGTACCGGCGCGAGGTGTACCGCTCCGGGCGGTACGTGAAGCTCGCGCGCAAGCAGTTCGCCGTACTGGAGGTCCTGATGGCGGCTCGTGGCGGGGTGATCAGCGCGGAAACGCTGCTCGAGAAGGCCTGGGACGAGAACGCCGACCCGTTCAGCAACTCTGTACGGCTGACGATCTCGGCGTTGCGGAAACGACTGGGTGATCCGTGGGTGATCCACACCGTGCCCGGTGTCGGGTACCGGATCGGCGAACCATGA
- a CDS encoding GNAT family N-acetyltransferase, with product MVQVRDASAADAEACAAIYAPYVTGSAITFEIDPPGAPEMAERIAQAQSTHAWLVAEDAGLVVGYAYGGPMKPRAAYRWSCEVSVYLEAGRRRTGAGRALYEALFTRLTHRGYRTAVAGMTLPNPASEGLHKSLGFEPIGTYRNIGWKLDNWHDVAWVQRPLAVLPDPPEEPR from the coding sequence ATGGTTCAGGTTAGAGACGCCTCGGCGGCCGACGCCGAGGCCTGCGCGGCGATCTACGCCCCCTACGTCACCGGCTCCGCCATCACCTTCGAGATCGACCCGCCTGGCGCTCCGGAGATGGCCGAGCGGATCGCTCAGGCCCAATCGACCCACGCTTGGCTGGTCGCGGAAGACGCCGGCCTGGTCGTCGGCTACGCGTACGGCGGCCCGATGAAACCGCGCGCGGCGTACCGCTGGTCCTGCGAAGTCAGCGTCTACCTGGAGGCCGGCCGCCGCCGAACCGGCGCCGGCCGGGCGCTGTACGAGGCCCTCTTCACCCGCCTCACCCACCGCGGCTACCGCACCGCCGTCGCCGGCATGACGCTGCCGAACCCAGCCAGCGAAGGCCTGCACAAGTCGTTGGGCTTCGAACCGATCGGCACGTACCGAAACATCGGCTGGAAACTGGACAACTGGCACGACGTGGCGTGGGTCCAAAGGCCGCTCGCCGTACTGCCGGATCCGCCCGAAGAACCCAGGTAA
- a CDS encoding extracellular solute-binding protein, translating to MGEPGDRCHARLAAQGLIMVTRRQFLGLAAGATTAGLLPGCSSVLPEPDVQAAGFGQEATGTVQVWCRSATQTGLTDLVKKFNASQDRLTVELTPVLDAQYVTKLATAIRGRSVPDLVDIDDINSMLFIYRDAFTDLTDPLAALDFRDKLSPGHLRLATKDERVYGVPYLADNSMFWFNTELCDRAGVDPDDAVKSFDNLLAAARKLRKLGDDIYAWSFPANSPGALGFVVQPMVWAADTDLIQGTIGSQSGHIVGNDVVQRMLELHRQLWVDGLVPRANFSDDASRWGSDFRAGKIGIFPSNYSVVVSASDDAFHKKVTPRLLSGPDGGAAFFDGGDNMCIPRGARNASGAWEFVRFALDLPQQIDLPAGGYTPVRSDARTPEFAEKYPLATLPLERIQEGYAPTTLSYNLLYNQPDGPWLQMFRRAVFDGELEAAMKEAQQNYDRILRQGQA from the coding sequence GTGGGCGAACCGGGAGATCGGTGCCATGCGCGTCTGGCTGCCCAGGGCCTGATCATGGTCACCCGTCGCCAGTTCCTCGGCCTCGCGGCCGGTGCGACCACGGCAGGTCTGCTTCCGGGCTGTAGCTCGGTCCTGCCCGAACCCGACGTCCAGGCGGCGGGTTTCGGGCAGGAAGCCACCGGCACCGTGCAGGTGTGGTGCCGGTCGGCGACGCAGACCGGTCTGACCGACCTGGTGAAGAAGTTCAACGCGTCCCAGGACCGGCTCACCGTCGAGCTGACGCCGGTCCTGGACGCGCAGTACGTGACCAAGCTGGCCACTGCGATCCGCGGCCGGAGCGTGCCGGACCTGGTCGACATCGACGACATCAACTCGATGCTGTTCATCTACCGCGACGCGTTCACCGACCTGACCGATCCGCTCGCTGCCTTGGATTTCCGGGACAAGCTCAGCCCCGGCCACCTGCGGCTCGCGACCAAGGACGAGCGGGTGTACGGCGTTCCGTACCTCGCGGACAACTCGATGTTCTGGTTCAACACCGAGCTGTGCGACCGCGCCGGCGTCGATCCGGACGACGCGGTGAAGTCGTTCGACAACCTGCTCGCCGCGGCGCGGAAATTGCGGAAACTCGGCGACGACATCTACGCCTGGAGCTTTCCGGCGAACAGCCCGGGCGCCCTCGGGTTCGTCGTACAGCCGATGGTCTGGGCCGCGGACACCGACCTGATCCAGGGCACGATCGGCAGCCAGTCCGGGCACATCGTCGGGAACGACGTGGTGCAGCGGATGCTCGAGCTGCACCGCCAGCTGTGGGTGGACGGTTTGGTGCCGAGGGCAAACTTCTCCGACGACGCGTCCCGGTGGGGCAGCGACTTCCGGGCCGGCAAGATCGGGATCTTCCCGTCCAACTACAGCGTGGTCGTGTCCGCGTCGGACGACGCGTTCCACAAGAAGGTCACGCCGCGGCTGCTGTCCGGGCCGGACGGCGGTGCGGCGTTCTTCGACGGCGGCGACAACATGTGTATCCCACGCGGCGCGCGCAATGCATCGGGGGCGTGGGAGTTCGTGCGGTTCGCGCTGGACCTGCCGCAACAGATCGACCTGCCGGCCGGTGGGTACACGCCGGTGCGGTCCGATGCGCGGACCCCGGAATTCGCGGAGAAGTACCCGCTGGCGACGCTGCCGCTGGAACGCATCCAGGAGGGCTACGCCCCGACCACGCTGTCCTACAACCTCCTCTACAACCAGCCGGACGGACCGTGGCTGCAGATGTTCCGCCGCGCCGTGTTCGACGGCGAACTGGAGGCCGCCATGAAGGAAGCCCAGCAGAACTACGACCGCATCCTTCGCCAGGGGCAAGCATGA
- a CDS encoding carbohydrate ABC transporter permease translates to MRLKNTFYVIGGGGAFLVFAVPLLWALFRSMQPNDVIVAAPNASTFFHLTWGNFRTLIEGPGNLVRAVGNSLVVALSTAVLTALLATLAGYGFARFRFRSAPVLFALVVVSMMIPFQAILTPLYLEMNTLRLTDSLLGLVLFYTTVNLPFGVFVMRNSFASVPVELEDSAHVDGCGTIRMLGSVLRPLITPGAATVALYAFLAAWTEFLGALTFLTKDELYTLPVALVNVQAGAYGEINFGSLVAGSVIAMIPCVILYVGLQRFYVTGLASGAVKG, encoded by the coding sequence ATGAGACTCAAGAACACGTTCTACGTCATCGGCGGTGGCGGCGCCTTCCTGGTCTTCGCCGTACCGTTGCTGTGGGCCCTCTTCCGGTCGATGCAGCCGAACGACGTGATCGTCGCGGCCCCGAACGCATCCACGTTCTTCCACCTGACCTGGGGCAATTTCCGGACCCTGATCGAGGGGCCGGGCAACCTTGTCCGGGCCGTCGGCAACAGTCTGGTCGTTGCCCTGAGCACCGCCGTGCTGACGGCGTTGCTGGCGACCCTGGCCGGGTACGGGTTCGCGCGGTTCCGGTTCCGGAGCGCGCCGGTGCTGTTCGCGCTCGTGGTGGTGTCGATGATGATCCCGTTCCAGGCGATCCTGACCCCGCTGTACCTGGAGATGAACACGCTCCGACTGACGGACAGCCTGCTCGGGCTGGTGCTGTTCTACACCACGGTCAACCTGCCGTTCGGGGTGTTCGTGATGCGGAACTCGTTCGCTTCGGTTCCGGTCGAGCTGGAGGACTCCGCGCACGTCGACGGGTGCGGGACGATCCGCATGCTCGGGTCCGTCCTACGTCCTTTGATCACCCCAGGCGCCGCTACCGTCGCCCTCTACGCCTTCCTCGCGGCGTGGACGGAGTTCCTCGGTGCGCTCACCTTCCTCACCAAGGACGAGCTCTACACGCTCCCCGTCGCGCTCGTGAACGTCCAGGCCGGCGCGTACGGCGAAATCAACTTCGGCTCGCTCGTCGCGGGATCGGTGATCGCGATGATCCCCTGCGTAATCCTGTACGTAGGCCTCCAACGCTTCTACGTAACCGGCCTCGCCTCCGGAGCCGTCAAAGGCTAG
- a CDS encoding sensor histidine kinase encodes MSDERLMTWRPRLTVRLRLTLSYAGLLVVAGAVVACIIWLVFRIVPNYPLTAANPRDQEPAPTRGEILHLVVTLSGWALGFLAVIGLVGGWFLAGRMLKPLQEITAAARKAASGSLDHRIGLTGIRDEFTDLSDTFDQMLERLQRSFEQYRRFAANASHELRTPHAVIKTMLDVAQADPEHQDVPQLVKRLAKTNQRGINIVETLLSLTALSNRDVELDPVDLSAVLRSAWPALSAEAAEAGVTLSSELEESVVEGNDVLLHQVVTNLVQNAIRHGGGAVSMTVARGRLVVRNGGALLDRAVVRTFVEPFAKSRYGAGHGLGLALVDRIVEVHHGRLELVANGDGGLTATVVLPEAHVDS; translated from the coding sequence ATGAGCGACGAACGGTTGATGACGTGGCGGCCGCGGCTGACGGTTCGGCTCCGGTTGACGCTGAGCTACGCGGGCCTGCTGGTCGTCGCCGGCGCCGTCGTGGCGTGCATCATCTGGTTGGTTTTCCGGATCGTGCCGAACTATCCGCTGACTGCCGCCAACCCGCGCGACCAAGAGCCCGCGCCGACCCGCGGGGAGATCCTTCATCTGGTGGTGACGCTGTCCGGGTGGGCGCTGGGATTCCTGGCGGTCATCGGGCTGGTCGGCGGGTGGTTCCTCGCGGGCCGGATGCTGAAGCCGTTGCAGGAGATCACGGCCGCGGCGCGGAAAGCGGCGAGCGGGTCGCTGGACCACCGGATCGGGCTGACCGGGATCCGGGACGAGTTCACCGATCTGTCGGACACGTTCGACCAGATGCTGGAGCGGTTGCAGCGGTCGTTCGAGCAGTACCGGCGGTTCGCGGCGAACGCCTCGCACGAGTTGCGCACGCCGCACGCGGTGATCAAGACGATGCTCGACGTGGCGCAGGCGGATCCGGAGCATCAGGACGTGCCGCAGCTGGTGAAGCGGCTGGCGAAGACCAACCAGCGCGGGATCAACATCGTGGAGACGCTGCTCAGCCTGACGGCGTTGAGCAACCGGGACGTGGAGTTGGACCCGGTCGATCTGTCCGCCGTACTGCGGTCCGCGTGGCCGGCGCTCTCGGCGGAGGCGGCCGAGGCTGGCGTGACGCTCTCGTCGGAGCTCGAAGAGTCGGTTGTTGAGGGCAACGATGTGTTACTGCATCAGGTGGTAACAAATCTGGTGCAGAACGCGATCCGGCACGGTGGTGGCGCCGTCTCGATGACGGTCGCGCGCGGGCGCCTCGTCGTACGGAACGGCGGCGCGCTCCTCGACCGTGCTGTGGTGCGGACGTTCGTCGAGCCGTTCGCGAAGAGCAGGTACGGCGCCGGGCACGGGCTGGGTCTGGCGCTGGTGGATCGGATCGTCGAGGTCCATCACGGGCGGTTGGAGTTGGTCGCGAATGGAGACGGTGGGCTGACCGCGACCGTCGTACTGCCCGAGGCTCACGTCGATAGCTGA
- a CDS encoding TerC family protein — MTVSPLVWVLTLLAIVGLLLFDYFFHVRSAHVPTLREAAVWSTLYVGIAILFGLGALVIGGTEMGSEYFAGYVTEKALSVDNLFVFLIIMTGFRVPRENQQKVLLVGIVVSLIARAAFIFAGSALLHTFSWVFYLFGIALLLTAGNMLKPETEESHQAQNIVVRLARRLFRTSEEYDGDRLTTVVDGRRMLTPMLLVMVAIGATDLMFALDSIPAIFGLTQNVYVVFTATAFSLLGLRQLFFLLDGLLDRLIYLSFGLAAILMFIGAKLILHALHENNLPFVNGGDHVEVMEISTGLSLAVILVVLLITIFASLFSTRGRTVTAMAHIRRDANAYLDADYTDDPAERERIFQRLLRARDHITDLGPKAKQHVLNEADLMALCRQVGEAHATAHADHEIRPSL, encoded by the coding sequence ATGACGGTGTCCCCGCTGGTCTGGGTGCTGACGCTGCTGGCGATCGTCGGCCTGCTGCTGTTCGACTACTTCTTCCACGTCCGGTCGGCGCACGTCCCGACGCTGCGCGAGGCCGCGGTCTGGTCCACGTTGTACGTCGGGATCGCGATCCTGTTCGGTCTCGGCGCGCTCGTCATCGGTGGCACCGAGATGGGTTCGGAGTACTTCGCCGGGTACGTCACGGAGAAGGCGCTCTCGGTCGACAACCTGTTCGTGTTCCTGATCATCATGACCGGTTTCCGGGTGCCCCGGGAGAACCAGCAGAAAGTGTTGCTGGTCGGGATCGTGGTCAGCCTGATCGCCCGGGCGGCGTTCATCTTCGCCGGCTCCGCGCTGCTGCACACGTTTTCCTGGGTGTTCTACCTGTTCGGGATCGCGCTCCTGCTGACCGCCGGCAACATGCTCAAGCCGGAAACGGAGGAATCGCACCAGGCGCAGAACATCGTGGTCCGGCTGGCCCGGCGGCTGTTCCGCACCAGCGAGGAGTACGACGGGGACCGGTTGACCACCGTGGTCGACGGCCGCCGGATGCTGACGCCGATGCTGCTGGTGATGGTCGCGATCGGCGCCACCGACCTGATGTTCGCGCTCGACTCGATCCCGGCGATCTTCGGCCTGACCCAGAACGTGTACGTCGTGTTCACCGCGACCGCGTTCAGCCTGCTCGGCCTGCGGCAACTGTTCTTCCTGCTCGACGGCCTGCTGGATCGGCTGATCTACCTGTCCTTCGGACTGGCCGCGATCCTGATGTTCATCGGCGCCAAGCTGATCCTGCATGCGCTGCACGAGAACAACCTGCCGTTCGTGAACGGCGGCGACCACGTCGAGGTGATGGAGATCAGCACCGGCCTGTCCCTGGCCGTCATCCTCGTGGTCCTGCTGATCACGATCTTCGCCTCACTGTTCAGTACGCGCGGCCGAACCGTCACCGCGATGGCCCACATCCGCCGGGACGCGAACGCCTACTTGGACGCCGACTACACCGACGACCCGGCCGAGCGCGAACGAATCTTCCAGCGGTTGCTCCGCGCCCGCGACCACATCACCGACCTGGGCCCGAAAGCCAAGCAGCACGTCCTGAACGAGGCCGACCTGATGGCCCTCTGCCGCCAGGTCGGCGAGGCCCACGCCACCGCCCACGCCGACCACGAGATCCGCCCCTCCCTCTAA